The following are encoded together in the Lagopus muta isolate bLagMut1 chromosome 7, bLagMut1 primary, whole genome shotgun sequence genome:
- the CTNNB1 gene encoding catenin beta-1, which yields MATQADLMELDMAMEPDRKAAVSHWQQQSYLDSGIHSGATTTAPSLSGKGNPEEEDVDTTQVLYEWEQGFSQSFTQEQVADIDGQYAMTRAQRVRAAMFPETLDEGMQIPSTQFDAAHPTNVQRLAEPSQMLKHAVVNLINYQDDAELATRAIPELTKLLNDEDQVVVNKAAVMVHQLSKKEASRHAIMRSPQMVSAIVRTMQNTNDVETARCTAGTLHNLSHHREGLLAIFKSGGIPALVKMLGSPVDSVLFYAITTLHNLLLHQEGAKMAVRLAGGLQKMVALLNKTNVKFLAITTDCLQILAYGNQESKLIILASGGPQALVNIMRTYTYEKLLWTTSRVLKVLSVCSSNKPAIVEAGGMQALGLHLTDPSQRLVQNCLWTLRNLSDAATKQEGMEGLLGTLVQLLGSDDINVVTCAAGILSNLTCNNYKNKMMVCQVGGIEALVRTVLRAGDREDITEPAICALRHLTSRHQEAEMAQNAVRLHYGLPVVVKLLHPPSHWPLIKATVGLIRNLALCPANHAPLREQGAIPRLVQLLVRAHQDTQRRTSMGGTQQQFVEGVRMEEIVEGCTGALHILARDVHNRIVIRGLNTIPLFVQLLYSPIENIQRVAAGVLCELAQDKEAAEAIEAEGATAPLTELLHSRNEGVATYAAAVLFRMSEDKPQDYKKRLSVELTSSLFRTEPMAWNETADLGLDIGAQGEPLGYRPDDPSYRSFHSGGYGQDALGMDPMMEHEMGGHHPGADYPVDGLPDLGHAQDLMDGLPPGDSNQLAWFDTDL from the exons ATGGCAACCCAAG CTGACTTGATGGAGTTGGATATGGCCATGGAGCCAGACAGAAAAGCTGCAGTCAGTCATTGGCAGCAGCAGTCATATCTGGACTCTGGTATCCATTCCGGTGCCACAACAACTGCTCCGTCTTTGAGTGGTAAAGGAAATCCTGAAGAGGAAGATGTGGACACAACACAAGTCCTGTATGAGTGGGAGCAAGGGTTCTCTCAGTCCTTTACCCAGGAGCAAGTTGCTG ATATTGATGGCCAATATGCAATGACTAGAGCTCAGAGAGTGCGTGCAGCTATGTTCCCTGAAACACTGGATGAAGGAATGCAAATCCCATCCACACAATTTGATGCTGCCCATCCAACTAATGTGCAGCGCCTGGCTGAGCCATCCCAGATGCTGAAACATGCCGTTGTTAATTTGATAAACTATCAGGATGACGCTGAACTTGCAACTCGTGCAATCCCAGAACTGACCAAACTGTTGAATGATGAGGACCAG GTGGTGGTAAACAAGGCTGCGGTTATGGTTCATCAGCTGTCCAAAAAGGAAGCATCTCGCCACGCTATTATGAGGTCTCCTCAAATGGTGTCTGCAATTGTACGTACCATGCAGAATACGAACGATGTGGAAACAGCCCGTTGTACTGCAGGCACACTACACAATCTCTCACATCACCGTGAAGGCTTGTTGGCAATCTTCAAATCAGGAGGCATCCCTGCCTTGGTTAAAATGCTTGG GTCTCCAGTGGATTCTGTGTTGTTCTATGCCATTACAACTCTTCACAATCTCCTGTTACATCAGGAAGGAGCCAAAATGGCAGTCCGTctggctggagggctgcaaAAAATGGTTGCCCTGCTCAACAAGACAAACGTTAAATTCTTGGCCATCACGACAGACTGTCTTCAGATTTTAGCCTATGGCAATCAAGAAAGTAAG cTGATTATTCTGGCAAGTGGTGGACCCCAAGCTCTAGTAAACATAATGAGGACCTATACTTATGAGAAACTATTGTGGACCACGAGTAGGGTGCTGAAGGTGTTGTCAGTCTGCTCCAGCAACAAACCTGCTATTGTTGAGGCTG GTGGAATGCAAGCTTTAGGACTCCACCTTACAGATCCAAGTCAGCGTCTTGTCCAGAACTGTCTCTGGACTCTGAGAAATTTGTCAGATGCAGCAACCAAGCAG GAGGGAATGGAAGGTCTTCTAGGAACTCTTGTTCAGCTTTTAGGATCAGATGATATTAATGTTGTGACTTGTGCTGCCGGAATCCTTTCTAATCTTACTTGCAACAATTACAAGAACAAGATGATGGTCTGCCAGGTTGGTGGCATCGAGGCTCTTGTGCGCACAGTTCTTCGAGCTGGGGACAGGGAGGACATCACAGAACCTGCTATTTGTGCGCTCCGTCACCTCACCAGCAGACATCAGGAAGCTGAAATGGCTCAAAATGCAGTACGTCTCCATTATGGACTGCCAGTGGTGGTTAAACTGTTGCACCCACCCTCACACTGGCCTTTGATCAAG GCTACTGTTGGGTTGATTCGCAATCTCGCGCTCTGCCCTGCAAACCATGCCCCGCTGCGTGAGCAGGGTGCCATCCCACGGCTAGTTCAGCTGCTGGTCAGAGCACATCAGGATACCCAGCGACGTACTTCCATGGGTGGAACGCAACAGCAGTTTGTG GAGGGTGTGCGCATGGAGGAAATCGTTGAGGGCTGCACTGGAGCCCTGCATATTCTTGCACGTGATGTTCACAATCGAATTGTAATCAGGGGTCTAAATACCATTCCACTATTTGTGCAG TTGTTGTACTCCCCCATTGAGAATATCCAGAGAGTAGCTGCGGGTGTACTTTGTGAACTTGCTCAAGACAAGGAAGCAGCTGAAGCAATTGAAGCTGAAGGTGCAACTGCCCCTTTAACAGAACTGCTTCATTCTAGGAATGAGGGTGTTG CAACAtatgcagctgcagtgctgttcagaATGTCTGAGGACAAACCACAAGACTACAAGAAGCGACTTTCAGTTGAACTGACAAGCTCCCTGTTCCGGACTGAGCCAATGGCTTGGAACGAG ACAGCGGATCTTGGACTTGACATTGGTGCCCAGGGAGAGCCTCTTGGATACCGCCCAGATG ATCCTAGCTACCGTTCTTTCCACTCTGGCGGATACGGTCAGGATGCCTTGGGTATGGACCCTATGATGGAACATGAAATGGGTGGCCACCACCCTGGTGCTGACTACCCAGTTGATGGGCTGCCAGATCTTGGCCATGCCCAGGACCTTATGGATGGGCTGCCTCCAGGTGACAGTAATCAGTTGGCCTGGTTCGATACTGACCTGTAA